A genome region from Candidatus Abyssobacteria bacterium SURF_5 includes the following:
- a CDS encoding methyltransferase domain-containing protein translates to MSLRSKIIKTGWDHYARWYDRVQPKAIELLHFFGDFSFGEFQERLVELANLRPGDKVLDVACGTGAAHPAIARAIGPRGELIGVDLSSRMLEQAKAKARRLKTSVEYLEADAEELSSVFEKESFDAVISINGLPQFPHPEKALHEMMLVLRPGGRFAVSTISRERCERKIFLWPLMKLAPRLWSSERFRRRVKELGLVHVKIIEEGIMLIITGDKSAHPPRAGRPKGRF, encoded by the coding sequence ATGAGTCTGCGCTCGAAAATAATAAAGACCGGCTGGGACCATTATGCCCGGTGGTACGACAGGGTACAGCCGAAAGCGATCGAGCTACTGCATTTTTTCGGAGATTTTTCCTTCGGCGAATTCCAGGAGCGGCTTGTCGAACTGGCGAATCTGCGACCTGGCGACAAGGTGCTCGACGTCGCGTGCGGGACGGGAGCCGCACATCCCGCCATCGCACGCGCTATCGGGCCGCGGGGCGAATTGATCGGTGTTGATCTTTCGAGCCGAATGCTCGAGCAGGCGAAGGCCAAAGCTCGCCGATTGAAGACCTCGGTCGAATATCTCGAGGCGGACGCGGAGGAACTCTCTTCCGTCTTTGAAAAGGAAAGCTTTGACGCTGTCATCAGCATCAACGGCCTCCCGCAATTCCCTCACCCCGAAAAGGCCCTCCACGAAATGATGCTGGTTCTGCGGCCGGGCGGCCGATTTGCAGTATCAACGATAAGCCGCGAGCGGTGCGAGCGGAAAATTTTCTTGTGGCCGCTGATGAAACTGGCGCCGCGCTTGTGGAGCAGCGAGAGATTTCGACGGCGCGTGAAAGAATTGGGGCTGGTGCATGTGAAAATTATCGAAGAAGGGATCATGCTGATTATAACCGGCGATAAGAGTGCACATCCTCCGCGCGCCGGTCGCCCCAAAGGCAGATTTTAA